The Kaustia mangrovi genome has a segment encoding these proteins:
- a CDS encoding amino acid ABC transporter ATP-binding protein, translating to MTATLRKAATEDVAIDIRNMNKWYGTYHALRDINLTVARGERIVICGPSGSGKSTMIRCINALEDHQSGSITVDGTRLSSDLRNIDRIRSEVGMCFQHFNLFPHLTILENCTLAPVWVRKIPFEEAEDIAVHYLDKVGVLDQAGKYPGQLSGGQQQRVAIARSLCMKPRIMLFDEPTSALDPEMIKEVLDTMLQLAQEGMTMLCVTHEMGFAREVADRVVFMDMGQIMEENAPEAFFEAPRNDRTRLFLGQVLGHRTAAGE from the coding sequence ATGACCGCAACACTGCGCAAGGCGGCCACCGAGGATGTGGCCATCGACATCCGCAACATGAACAAGTGGTATGGGACCTACCATGCCCTGCGGGACATCAACCTGACCGTCGCCCGTGGGGAGCGGATCGTGATCTGCGGCCCGTCCGGCTCGGGCAAGTCGACGATGATCCGCTGCATCAACGCCCTGGAAGACCACCAGAGCGGATCCATCACCGTCGACGGCACGCGTCTGTCCTCCGATCTGAGGAACATCGACAGGATCCGCTCCGAAGTCGGGATGTGCTTCCAGCACTTCAACCTGTTTCCGCATCTGACCATCCTGGAGAACTGCACACTGGCGCCGGTCTGGGTGCGGAAGATCCCGTTCGAAGAGGCCGAGGATATCGCCGTCCACTATCTGGACAAGGTCGGGGTCCTGGATCAGGCGGGCAAATATCCCGGCCAGCTCTCCGGCGGACAGCAGCAACGTGTGGCCATCGCCCGCAGCCTGTGCATGAAGCCGCGGATCATGCTCTTCGACGAGCCGACCTCCGCCCTCGATCCGGAAATGATCAAGGAGGTGCTCGATACGATGCTGCAATTGGCGCAGGAGGGGATGACGATGCTGTGCGTCACCCACGAAATGGGCTTCGCGCGCGAGGTCGCCGATCGCGTCGTCTTCATGGATATGGGCCAGATCATGGAGGAGAACGCGCCCGAAGCGTTCTTCGAGGCCCCCCGGAACGACCGGACCCGGCTGTTCCTGGGGCAGGTGCTGGGCCACCGGACCGCCGCTGGCGAATAG
- a CDS encoding DUF2189 domain-containing protein, with protein MAKSTGFDTAETPLETPAIRTVSLADLRDALAKGLDDFRANRSDIFFLCVIYPVISVLLVRAVIGGNLLPLVFPILAGFTLIGPVIAIVFYEISRRREAGEEPRWGDAIAVVRHTAIGSLAILAGLLLAIFGVWLAVAWGIYELTLGGALPASLSAFARDVFTTPEGWALIAIGNGVGFLFAVLVLAVSVVSFPMLLDREVNVVTAIATSVRVVTANPATMAVWGLIVAVSLAIGCIPLFVGLAIAIPVLGHATWHLYRKAVPR; from the coding sequence ATGGCGAAGTCGACAGGTTTCGACACTGCGGAAACGCCCCTGGAGACGCCGGCCATCCGGACGGTGAGCCTGGCGGATTTGAGGGATGCGCTGGCGAAGGGGCTGGACGATTTCCGGGCGAACCGCAGCGACATCTTCTTCCTGTGCGTCATCTATCCGGTCATCAGCGTGCTGCTCGTGCGCGCGGTGATCGGCGGTAATCTCCTGCCCCTGGTCTTCCCGATCCTGGCGGGCTTCACGCTGATCGGCCCGGTTATCGCCATCGTCTTCTACGAGATCAGCCGGCGTCGCGAGGCTGGCGAGGAGCCGCGTTGGGGCGACGCCATCGCTGTCGTTCGCCATACCGCCATCGGCTCGCTCGCCATTCTCGCCGGTCTGCTCCTGGCGATCTTCGGGGTCTGGCTCGCCGTGGCCTGGGGGATCTACGAGCTGACCCTCGGCGGGGCGCTGCCCGCTTCGCTGTCCGCCTTTGCGCGCGACGTGTTCACGACGCCGGAAGGCTGGGCGCTCATCGCCATCGGCAACGGCGTGGGGTTCCTGTTTGCCGTGCTGGTCCTGGCGGTCTCGGTCGTCTCCTTCCCGATGCTGCTCGACCGCGAGGTGAATGTGGTGACGGCGATCGCGACATCGGTCCGGGTGGTGACGGCCAACCCGGCGACCATGGCGGTCTGGGGACTGATCGTCGCCGTCTCGCTCGCCATTGGCTGCATTCCGCTCTTTGTCGGGCTCGCGATAGCGATCCCCGTCCTGGGGCATGCCACATGGCACCTCTACCGCAAGGCCGTACCGCGCTGA
- a CDS encoding MarR family winged helix-turn-helix transcriptional regulator has translation MCSAPPTATGSPSPAAVRAWVRLMRAQRLVLAAIERDLKDADLPPLSWYDVLWELARAEDGRLRPFEIEERTLLAQYNLSRLLNRLEHNRLIRREPFSGDGRGHWVVITDAGRTLRARMWTVYAEAIRREIGDRLSEAEAEELAGLLSRLAATA, from the coding sequence ATGTGTAGCGCCCCCCCGACAGCGACCGGATCCCCCTCGCCCGCCGCCGTGCGCGCCTGGGTCCGTCTGATGCGTGCGCAGCGGCTCGTGCTGGCCGCCATAGAGCGCGACCTGAAGGATGCCGACCTGCCTCCGCTGAGCTGGTACGACGTTCTGTGGGAGCTTGCGCGCGCCGAGGACGGTCGTCTCAGGCCGTTCGAGATCGAGGAGCGCACCCTGCTCGCCCAGTACAATCTCTCCCGCCTGCTCAATCGTCTCGAGCACAACCGCCTGATCCGCCGCGAGCCCTTCAGCGGCGACGGACGCGGCCATTGGGTCGTCATCACCGACGCCGGCCGCACCCTGCGCGCGCGCATGTGGACGGTCTATGCGGAGGCGATCCGGCGCGAGATCGGCGACCGGCTGAGCGAGGCGGAGGCCGAGGAGCTCGCCGGGTTGCTCTCCAGGCTGGCCGCCACCGCCTGA
- a CDS encoding glutathione S-transferase family protein produces MPDAKLTLVSHHLCPYVQRAAIALSEKGVAFERRHIDLSAKPDWFVRLSPLGKVPLLIVRDEAGGETVLFESAAICEYLEETQPGVALHPQDPLERARHRGWIEFGSAILSDLWGFETAADEATYEAKRQALRTKFARLDGELGAAPYFAGAGFSLVDAVFAPIFRYFDVFDTIAETGVFDGLSRVGAWRAELAGRSSVRAAVTEDYGERLKAFLDRHDAYLLKAAA; encoded by the coding sequence ATGCCGGACGCCAAGCTGACGCTGGTCAGCCACCACCTCTGCCCCTATGTGCAGCGCGCCGCCATCGCGCTGTCGGAGAAGGGCGTGGCCTTCGAGCGGCGCCATATCGACCTGTCGGCGAAGCCCGACTGGTTTGTGAGGCTGTCGCCGCTCGGCAAGGTGCCGCTCCTGATCGTCCGCGACGAGGCGGGCGGCGAGACGGTGCTGTTCGAATCCGCCGCCATCTGCGAGTATCTGGAGGAAACCCAGCCGGGCGTCGCGCTCCATCCGCAAGACCCGCTGGAACGGGCGCGCCACCGCGGGTGGATCGAGTTCGGCTCCGCCATCCTGTCGGATCTGTGGGGGTTCGAGACGGCGGCCGACGAGGCGACCTACGAGGCCAAGCGCCAGGCGCTCAGGACGAAATTCGCCCGTCTCGACGGCGAGCTCGGGGCCGCACCCTATTTCGCCGGTGCGGGATTCAGCCTGGTCGATGCGGTCTTCGCGCCGATCTTCCGATATTTCGACGTCTTCGACACGATCGCGGAGACCGGCGTGTTCGATGGCCTGTCCCGCGTCGGCGCATGGCGCGCCGAGCTCGCCGGGCGGAGCAGTGTCCGCGCGGCTGTGACGGAGGATTACGGCGAACGCCTGAAGGCGTTTCTGGACCGCCACGACGCCTATCTGCTGAAGGCGGCGGCCTGA
- a CDS encoding zinc-dependent alcohol dehydrogenase family protein codes for MKTRAAVLNASPVERPYAETRPLSIEEIVLDPPGPGEVLVKVKAASLCHSDLSVINGDRPRPMPMVLGHEAAGIVEETGPGVDDLEPGDHVVMVFVPSCGHCLPCAEGRPALCEPGNAANGAGTLISGARRLHRSGGDVNHHIGVSAFADHAVLSRRSLIRIGREFPLDKAALFGCAVLTGVGAVINTADVKAGQSVAVVGLGGVGLSALLGAVAAGASRIVAVDLAEDKLAFASELGATDTVNASEPGCADEVREITGGGVDHAFEMAGSVKAFELAYKITRRGGSTVTAGLANPAHTIALPPVSLVAEERTVRGSYVGSAIPMRDLPRYMALYAQGRLPVDRLMTSTGTLDGINEAFDMLADGRTVRHVMTL; via the coding sequence ATGAAGACGAGGGCCGCGGTGCTGAACGCATCGCCCGTCGAGAGGCCTTATGCCGAGACCCGCCCGCTTTCCATCGAGGAGATCGTGCTCGACCCGCCGGGGCCGGGCGAGGTGCTGGTCAAGGTCAAGGCGGCGAGCCTGTGCCATTCTGACCTCTCCGTTATCAATGGCGACCGCCCGCGCCCGATGCCCATGGTGCTCGGCCACGAGGCCGCCGGCATCGTGGAGGAGACCGGTCCCGGTGTCGACGACCTCGAGCCCGGCGACCATGTCGTCATGGTGTTCGTGCCTTCCTGCGGCCATTGCCTGCCCTGCGCGGAGGGGCGTCCGGCGCTGTGCGAGCCCGGCAATGCCGCCAATGGGGCGGGCACGCTGATCTCCGGTGCGCGCCGCCTTCACCGCTCCGGCGGCGACGTCAACCACCATATCGGGGTCTCCGCCTTCGCCGACCATGCGGTGCTGTCGCGCCGCTCGCTGATCCGGATCGGGCGGGAGTTCCCGCTCGACAAGGCGGCGCTGTTCGGCTGCGCGGTGCTGACGGGCGTCGGGGCCGTCATCAACACGGCGGACGTGAAGGCGGGCCAGTCGGTCGCCGTCGTGGGGCTCGGCGGCGTCGGGCTGTCGGCGCTTCTCGGCGCGGTCGCGGCGGGCGCCTCGCGCATCGTTGCGGTCGACCTCGCCGAGGACAAGCTCGCCTTCGCCAGCGAGCTCGGCGCGACCGACACGGTCAATGCGTCGGAGCCGGGCTGCGCCGACGAGGTCAGGGAGATCACGGGCGGCGGCGTCGATCACGCTTTCGAGATGGCCGGCTCGGTGAAGGCCTTCGAGCTCGCCTACAAGATCACGCGGCGCGGCGGGTCGACGGTCACGGCAGGGCTCGCCAATCCGGCCCATACCATCGCGCTGCCGCCGGTGAGCCTCGTTGCCGAGGAGCGCACCGTGCGTGGCAGCTATGTGGGAAGCGCCATCCCCATGCGCGACCTGCCGCGCTATATGGCGCTCTATGCGCAAGGACGCCTGCCCGTCGACCGGCTGATGACCAGCACCGGCACGCTCGACGGCATCAACGAGGCCTTCGACATGCTTGCCGACGGGCGCACGGTGCGCCACGTCATGACCCTTTAA
- a CDS encoding class I SAM-dependent methyltransferase produces MTVETELPIAARGTPSDTMEAIALAFDGLAGRTLLDIGCGRGALAGALRRRGARVAGVDPNPEAVEAARRAVPEATFEVSPGETLPFPDGAFDGAVFLNSLHHVASAAMAPALGEAARVTGPGRIVLVVEPLAAGPSFEVMRPIDDETEIRARAERAISAMVAHGVFSLEALWEYDTVERVESAEAFLDTIVGIDPSRADTARREAETVAALLEAHGTPDGGGYLLAEPLRAHVLRVSAR; encoded by the coding sequence ATGACTGTCGAGACCGAACTGCCCATCGCCGCGCGCGGCACGCCGTCGGACACCATGGAGGCCATCGCGCTGGCCTTCGACGGGCTTGCGGGCCGCACCCTCCTCGATATCGGCTGCGGGCGCGGCGCGCTCGCGGGCGCGCTCCGGCGGCGGGGCGCCCGCGTGGCGGGCGTCGATCCGAACCCGGAGGCGGTGGAGGCCGCGCGCCGGGCCGTGCCGGAGGCGACATTCGAGGTCTCGCCCGGCGAGACCTTGCCCTTCCCGGATGGCGCTTTCGACGGCGCGGTGTTCCTCAACAGTCTCCACCATGTCGCCTCCGCCGCCATGGCGCCGGCGCTCGGCGAGGCCGCGCGCGTGACCGGTCCCGGCCGGATCGTGCTCGTCGTGGAGCCGCTGGCCGCCGGCCCGTCCTTCGAGGTGATGCGCCCGATAGACGACGAGACAGAGATCCGCGCCCGCGCCGAGCGCGCGATCAGCGCCATGGTCGCCCACGGCGTCTTCTCGCTGGAGGCCTTGTGGGAATACGACACCGTGGAGCGCGTGGAGAGCGCCGAGGCGTTCCTCGACACGATCGTCGGCATCGACCCTTCGCGCGCGGACACGGCGCGGCGCGAGGCGGAGACGGTTGCGGCGCTGCTTGAGGCGCACGGCACGCCCGATGGCGGCGGCTATCTGCTCGCCGAGCCGCTGCGCGCGCATGTCCTGCGGGTCTCGGCCAGATAG
- a CDS encoding VOC family protein, translated as MRKLQVQGVHHITLVGADRQTSIDFWEGVLGMPFVFEQPNLDAPDESHLYFDPGDGRLITVFTDESRTPDRSPNPTAIGNLHHIAFAVSRATYTQAARRLEERGIAHSGEKDRGFMDSIYFRDPLGQLIELACYKFEPPDGTTHAEVLHEAHRLRVMAGDANIADIHLADALESLSEQTTDSLSPDRTPKDPYSRD; from the coding sequence ATGCGCAAGCTACAGGTACAGGGCGTCCATCATATCACGCTGGTCGGGGCCGACCGACAGACCTCCATCGATTTCTGGGAAGGCGTGCTCGGCATGCCCTTCGTGTTCGAGCAGCCCAATCTCGATGCGCCCGACGAGAGCCACCTCTATTTCGATCCGGGCGACGGCCGGCTGATCACCGTGTTCACCGACGAGAGCCGCACGCCCGACCGCAGCCCCAACCCGACCGCCATCGGCAATCTCCACCACATCGCCTTTGCCGTCTCGCGCGCGACCTACACCCAGGCCGCGCGCCGGCTGGAGGAACGCGGCATCGCGCACAGCGGGGAGAAGGACCGCGGCTTCATGGATTCGATTTATTTCCGCGATCCGCTCGGCCAGCTCATCGAGCTGGCCTGCTACAAGTTCGAGCCGCCCGACGGCACCACTCATGCGGAGGTGCTGCACGAGGCGCACCGGCTGCGCGTGATGGCGGGGGATGCCAACATCGCGGATATCCACCTCGCCGACGCGCTCGAGTCGCTGAGCGAGCAGACCACCGACAGCCTGTCGCCCGACCGCACGCCGAAGGATCCCTATTCGCGCGACTGA
- a CDS encoding DMT family transporter — MLPMSPKALASASVALSGILWGLFWIPMRLLGEAGLPPGWATVLIYAVAALALGPFALRRRAELAAGGMAAVVTGVMTGGGFALYAMALLLTDVARTILLFYLTPVWGALLGRLILGERITALRMAALVSGILGLLVVFRADEQIPLPQNAGDLFALAAGVIWAYGSLRLYVTGSALSAPSSVFLFFAAGLGFCLAVALPLEGIAPVLDGSRLAGAAPLVALTVGLAVLPATVLTLWGAARLSAARVGILLMGEIAVGVTSAAILTDEPFGAREIVGTVLILTAGLLEISGRDKPAPGPSAG, encoded by the coding sequence ATGTTGCCCATGTCGCCGAAGGCGCTCGCCAGCGCGTCCGTTGCGCTGTCCGGCATACTGTGGGGCCTGTTCTGGATCCCGATGCGCCTGCTGGGCGAGGCGGGGCTGCCGCCCGGCTGGGCGACGGTGCTGATCTACGCCGTGGCCGCGCTCGCGCTGGGCCCGTTTGCCCTCCGCCGGAGGGCGGAGCTGGCCGCCGGCGGCATGGCGGCCGTCGTCACCGGCGTCATGACGGGCGGCGGCTTCGCGCTCTATGCCATGGCGCTGCTTCTCACCGATGTCGCGCGCACGATCCTGCTCTTCTACCTGACCCCGGTCTGGGGCGCGCTGCTCGGCCGGCTCATCCTCGGCGAACGGATCACCGCGCTGCGCATGGCCGCGCTCGTCAGCGGCATTCTGGGCCTGCTCGTCGTGTTCCGCGCCGACGAGCAGATCCCGCTGCCGCAGAATGCGGGCGATCTCTTCGCCCTCGCCGCCGGCGTGATCTGGGCTTACGGATCCCTGAGGCTCTATGTGACGGGCTCCGCGCTGAGCGCGCCGTCCTCCGTCTTCCTGTTCTTCGCGGCCGGGCTGGGCTTCTGCCTCGCCGTGGCGCTGCCGCTGGAGGGTATCGCGCCCGTCCTCGACGGCTCCCGTCTCGCGGGCGCGGCGCCGCTCGTGGCGCTCACCGTCGGGCTCGCCGTGCTGCCCGCGACCGTCCTGACCCTGTGGGGCGCGGCGCGGCTGTCGGCGGCGCGGGTCGGCATCCTGCTGATGGGCGAGATCGCGGTCGGCGTGACGTCGGCGGCGATTCTCACCGACGAGCCCTTCGGCGCGCGCGAGATCGTCGGGACGGTGCTGATTCTCACCGCCGGCCTTCTGGAGATTTCCGGGCGGGACAAGCCGGCTCCGGGTCCATCTGCCGGGTAA
- a CDS encoding outer membrane protein has product MSRFSKTLALAGVAAAALVSASMTSNTAEAADLYVPPPPPPPPVMTWTGPYIGGFVGGGAHNVDTSVHLDVEGGPGPSGELAGLDGFGGDGFMFGGFVGYNFQVSPQFVLGIQGDINVPDFETELSILENNVAKLENDIVWSLSARVGWLPADNTMLYIIGGWSNTKYEFKSDLIDLNKTFNGWHIGAGIETKLTEAITARVEYRYTDFGRKTFFSDDFPIGDEVDLNIAVKTKPVTHTGMVGIAYNFSGLFY; this is encoded by the coding sequence ATGAGCAGATTTTCGAAGACTCTGGCGCTTGCCGGCGTGGCTGCCGCCGCGCTGGTGTCGGCGTCCATGACAAGCAACACGGCCGAGGCCGCCGATCTCTATGTGCCGCCTCCGCCGCCGCCTCCGCCGGTCATGACCTGGACCGGCCCGTATATCGGCGGTTTCGTCGGGGGTGGGGCCCACAATGTCGACACGTCGGTGCATCTCGACGTCGAGGGTGGTCCGGGACCGTCCGGAGAACTCGCCGGGCTCGACGGCTTCGGCGGCGACGGTTTCATGTTCGGCGGTTTCGTCGGCTACAACTTCCAGGTCTCGCCGCAATTCGTGCTCGGCATCCAGGGCGACATCAACGTGCCCGATTTCGAGACCGAGCTGAGCATTCTCGAGAACAATGTCGCCAAGCTGGAGAACGACATCGTCTGGAGCCTGTCGGCCCGCGTCGGCTGGCTGCCCGCCGACAACACGATGCTCTATATCATCGGCGGCTGGTCGAACACCAAATACGAGTTCAAGTCCGACCTCATCGATCTCAACAAGACGTTCAATGGCTGGCACATCGGCGCCGGTATCGAGACGAAGCTGACGGAGGCGATCACGGCCCGCGTCGAATACCGCTATACCGATTTCGGGCGGAAGACGTTCTTCAGCGACGACTTCCCGATCGGGGACGAGGTGGATCTCAACATCGCCGTGAAGACGAAGCCCGTCACGCACACCGGTATGGTGGGCATCGCCTACAACTTCAGCGGCCTGTTCTACTGA
- a CDS encoding outer membrane protein, whose protein sequence is MTKTFKSLALGSVAAAALVSASMMSNKAEAADLYVAPPPPPPPVMTWTGPYIGGFVGGGAHNATPKAEFDGDDIKLDGVGGDGFMFGGFVGYNFQVSPQFVLGIQGDINVPDFDTKLSGSIPIDAKFDNDIVWSVSARAGWLPSDNTMLYVIGGWSNTEYTFKVSGGGDSFKQDETYNGWHIGAGIETKLTESITARVEYRYTDFGKETWFNEDGLAIKISPVTHTGMVGIAYNFGGLFY, encoded by the coding sequence ATGACCAAGACATTCAAGAGCTTGGCGCTGGGGAGTGTCGCAGCGGCGGCGCTCGTCTCCGCGTCGATGATGAGCAACAAGGCCGAGGCTGCTGACCTTTACGTGGCCCCCCCGCCGCCGCCCCCGCCGGTCATGACCTGGACCGGCCCGTATATCGGCGGCTTCGTCGGTGGCGGTGCGCACAATGCCACGCCGAAGGCCGAGTTCGACGGTGACGACATCAAGCTCGATGGCGTCGGTGGCGACGGTTTCATGTTCGGCGGCTTCGTCGGCTACAACTTCCAGGTTTCGCCGCAGTTCGTGCTCGGCATCCAGGGCGACATCAACGTCCCCGATTTCGACACGAAGCTGTCGGGCAGCATCCCAATCGACGCGAAGTTCGACAACGACATCGTGTGGAGCGTGTCGGCGCGTGCTGGCTGGCTGCCCTCCGACAACACCATGCTCTATGTCATCGGCGGTTGGTCGAACACCGAGTACACCTTCAAGGTGTCGGGTGGCGGCGACTCGTTCAAGCAGGACGAGACCTACAATGGTTGGCACATCGGCGCCGGCATCGAGACCAAGCTGACCGAGTCGATCACGGCGCGCGTCGAGTACCGCTACACCGACTTCGGCAAGGAGACCTGGTTCAACGAGGACGGCCTCGCCATCAAGATCTCGCCGGTCACGCATACCGGCATGGTCGGCATCGCCTACAATTTCGGCGGCCTGTTCTACTAA
- a CDS encoding glycosyltransferase family 2 protein, with protein sequence MPEISIVLPTYNRAEEIGRTIESVLGQDFADFELIVVDDGSVDDTAAAVAAHDDERVVYVAQERNMGGNAARNRGIREARGAIVCFLDSDDEYLPHKLATVKAFFDRHSDIDVLIDSFEYVPECRGSQDRTTTLRLNPDLTGSTEIERRIFARMLWKPTPSISARRDALFKVGLFDEGLRRRQDMDLALRLARQCRCAATSAVLWRKHWTEGAISSTTRTFVDAVIDICDRHPDYVRKAHFRVGLERDLARHCLRLIARGEPSMLMRDLKRIARYFGAGETVRFIAGGVVELAKRLLPWSGSRGPEPAGK encoded by the coding sequence ATGCCGGAGATTTCCATCGTCCTTCCCACCTATAACCGCGCCGAGGAGATCGGCCGTACGATCGAGAGCGTATTGGGGCAGGACTTTGCGGATTTCGAGCTGATCGTGGTGGACGACGGCTCTGTCGACGACACTGCTGCGGCCGTCGCCGCCCATGACGACGAAAGGGTCGTCTATGTGGCGCAGGAGCGCAATATGGGCGGGAACGCTGCGCGCAACCGCGGCATCCGCGAGGCTCGCGGCGCCATCGTCTGCTTCCTCGACAGCGACGACGAGTATCTCCCTCACAAGCTCGCGACGGTGAAGGCGTTCTTCGACAGACATTCCGATATCGACGTGCTCATCGATTCCTTCGAATACGTCCCCGAATGCCGCGGTAGCCAGGATCGTACGACGACCCTGCGCCTCAATCCCGATCTGACGGGAAGCACGGAGATCGAACGGCGGATCTTCGCGCGCATGCTCTGGAAACCGACGCCGAGCATCAGTGCGCGGCGCGACGCGCTGTTCAAGGTCGGGCTGTTCGACGAGGGGCTGAGGCGCCGGCAGGATATGGATCTGGCGCTGCGCCTCGCCCGGCAGTGCCGATGCGCGGCGACGAGCGCCGTTCTCTGGCGCAAGCACTGGACGGAAGGCGCAATCTCCTCGACCACCAGGACGTTCGTGGATGCGGTGATCGACATTTGCGACCGGCATCCCGACTATGTGCGCAAGGCGCATTTCAGGGTCGGGCTCGAGCGCGACCTCGCGCGCCATTGCCTGCGCCTGATCGCACGTGGCGAGCCGTCCATGCTGATGAGGGACCTCAAGCGCATCGCCCGCTATTTCGGCGCCGGCGAGACCGTCCGGTTCATCGCCGGCGGCGTCGTGGAACTCGCCAAGCGCCTGCTTCCCTGGTCGGGCAGCCGAGGCCCGGAGCCCGCGGGAAAGTAA
- a CDS encoding TAXI family TRAP transporter solute-binding subunit, protein MRQFLVGAAASLGVLAAAAIGPAGAQEQQFISIGTGGVTGVYYPTGGAICRLVNKTRKEHGIRCSVESTGGSVYNINTLQSGELEFGVAQSDVQFNAFEGKAQWDGKPFEKLRAVFSVHPEPVTIIARDDSGIENITDLKGKRVNIGNPGSGTRATWDVIETALGWSRDDLKLAAELKSAEQGQALCDNKIDAFFWLVGHPSANTQETLATCDSHLVNAMGEEIDGLVEERPYYRKATIPAGMYPGQDGDVNTFGVGATLVTSADVPEEVVYILTKSVMENLDEFKKLHPAFANLTAEEMVSASLSAPLHPGAEKAYKELGLIE, encoded by the coding sequence ATGAGACAATTTCTGGTAGGTGCAGCTGCCTCGCTGGGTGTCCTGGCGGCGGCCGCCATCGGCCCGGCCGGGGCTCAGGAACAGCAGTTCATCTCCATCGGCACGGGCGGTGTGACCGGCGTCTACTACCCGACGGGCGGGGCGATCTGCCGGCTCGTCAACAAGACCCGCAAGGAGCACGGCATCCGCTGCTCGGTGGAGTCGACCGGCGGGTCGGTCTACAACATCAACACTCTGCAGTCGGGGGAGCTGGAGTTCGGGGTTGCCCAGTCCGACGTGCAGTTCAACGCCTTTGAGGGCAAGGCGCAGTGGGACGGCAAGCCGTTCGAGAAGCTCCGGGCCGTCTTCTCGGTGCACCCCGAGCCGGTGACGATCATCGCGCGCGACGATTCGGGCATCGAGAACATCACCGACCTCAAGGGCAAGCGGGTGAATATCGGCAATCCGGGGTCCGGCACGCGGGCCACCTGGGACGTGATCGAGACCGCGCTCGGCTGGAGCCGCGACGATCTCAAGCTCGCCGCCGAGCTGAAGTCCGCCGAGCAGGGCCAGGCGCTGTGCGACAACAAGATCGACGCCTTCTTCTGGCTGGTCGGTCATCCCTCCGCCAATACCCAGGAGACGCTCGCGACCTGCGATTCCCATCTGGTGAACGCGATGGGCGAGGAGATCGACGGCCTGGTCGAGGAGCGCCCCTATTACCGCAAGGCGACCATCCCCGCCGGCATGTATCCGGGCCAGGACGGCGATGTGAACACCTTCGGCGTGGGCGCCACGCTGGTCACCTCCGCCGACGTCCCCGAGGAGGTCGTCTACATCCTGACCAAGTCGGTTATGGAGAATCTCGACGAGTTCAAGAAGCTCCATCCCGCCTTCGCCAATCTGACGGCGGAGGAGATGGTCTCCGCCAGCCTGTCCGCGCCGCTCCATCCCGGTGCGGAGAAGGCCTACAAGGAGCTCGGCCTGATCGAGTGA